A single region of the Silene latifolia isolate original U9 population chromosome 8, ASM4854445v1, whole genome shotgun sequence genome encodes:
- the LOC141596426 gene encoding uncharacterized protein LOC141596426 isoform X2: MAALTKNVGVFPKERAIVDKERAKGCYMLGPYLLSKLLAEIPIGAASPLLFGSILYHMARLHPTLSRSDPKKAREMWFLTRFYTTSEAQIIGLINIVVPLENLEKETVKWCREILRNSPTAIRVLKSALNAVDDGHAGLQKEH; this comes from the exons ATGGCTGCTTTGACAAAGAATGTTGGTGTGTTCCCCAAGGAGCGTGCAATTGTGGATAAGGAGCGGGCAAAAGGTTGTTATATGTTAGGTCCATATCTACTCTCTAAGTTGCTGGCTGAAATACCTATTGGAGCAGCCTCCCCTTTGTTATTTGGCTCCATTCTTTACCATATGGCTCGTCTTCATCCTACTTTGTCTAG ATCGGACCCAAAAAAGGCGCGTGAAATGTGGTTTCTTACCAGGTTCTACACAACATCAGAAGCACAAATAATAGGGCTCATTAACATAGTAGTACCT TTGGAGAATTTGGAGAAAGAGACGGTAAAATGGTGCAGAGAGATATTACGGAACAGTCCGACAGCAATCAGGGTACTCAAATCTGCTCTTAATGCTGTTGATGATGGTCATGCTGGACTCCAG AAAGAGCATTAA
- the LOC141596426 gene encoding ABC transporter G family member 27-like isoform X1: MAALTKNVGVFPKERAIVDKERAKGCYMLGPYLLSKLLAEIPIGAASPLLFGSILYHMARLHPTLSRSDPKKAREMWFLTRFYTTSEAQIIGLINIVVPLENLEKETVKWCREILRNSPTAIRVLKSALNAVDDGHAGLQVNGTRIDEPKGLNLCYTGNDTTSTII, translated from the exons ATGGCTGCTTTGACAAAGAATGTTGGTGTGTTCCCCAAGGAGCGTGCAATTGTGGATAAGGAGCGGGCAAAAGGTTGTTATATGTTAGGTCCATATCTACTCTCTAAGTTGCTGGCTGAAATACCTATTGGAGCAGCCTCCCCTTTGTTATTTGGCTCCATTCTTTACCATATGGCTCGTCTTCATCCTACTTTGTCTAG ATCGGACCCAAAAAAGGCGCGTGAAATGTGGTTTCTTACCAGGTTCTACACAACATCAGAAGCACAAATAATAGGGCTCATTAACATAGTAGTACCT TTGGAGAATTTGGAGAAAGAGACGGTAAAATGGTGCAGAGAGATATTACGGAACAGTCCGACAGCAATCAGGGTACTCAAATCTGCTCTTAATGCTGTTGATGATGGTCATGCTGGACTCCAG GTAAACGGAACTAGAATAGACGAACCTAAGGGTTTAAACTTGTGTTACACTGGCAATGATACAACATCAACTATCATTTAG